From Cellulomonas chengniuliangii, the proteins below share one genomic window:
- a CDS encoding eCIS core domain-containing protein: MSERTRPAARAERPRGEQPPEGATARTATRPPVRGLVHSDDERLRRAATGADALGGGQVDGDMAATLRRRRGHGAPLPPDVARSMGEHLQRDLSDVRVHADAEADTLSRSVQARAFTLGSDVYFTAGAYNPRSAEGQHLLAHELTHVVQQSAPGAGAVQRSSMTVGRADDPAEVEAERNATRVVQALRRSPAAADAATTAAPVAVEHQHGSGCGHDMTIRRHFLSNLFNRTAPAPPAPTLGSRTLGLHESATDDPSALDQLADIADAILAIQDATVTREEKHELGVMDGGDAAAGLYGSGMGLIKMGMGARDVFGAAGDLHAARQPRGDSLARNDKGVELEGGLWDLLGDTTGTMDSMAGAAKGFGGRDIPVFGDIANVYTGIAKGKQALEDGAAAGRLQNQKIRVKREQDHHLPRKHRLARFREFATAYLAHLAETTAAEAVLGDSREAAAARKARQKAATAARKSTKPEDIARFEAEALAYRNGLGAPSLIASGTDDEVLAFLDDCRRRNVKEFGYGTEHRKRAEEEYAASQAGFSAEYTDTRSLGKLASFGTRRKAETAAVSAVEAAGNVMDAAGTVSAAGDFGATKITGKALKATAAGYSALKSGVKRAKRIHHLRTVKNEIGYGGQTDRGVWWGAKQFFGGKVDSSQANVRAAIESPTADLAAGRKGATLLASATPEQKAALSKRVTRQVFRRIDDLVRCLGSTNDQVFARASKILHIIAETNLAGFFAKVDARDLAEFRRVSQAVRLTPSTATQADKDLYQKHRQSIHNIVERQLHGIGG; encoded by the coding sequence GTGAGCGAGCGCACCCGTCCCGCCGCCCGTGCTGAACGGCCGCGGGGCGAGCAGCCGCCCGAGGGCGCGACGGCCCGCACAGCGACCAGGCCCCCGGTGCGCGGACTGGTGCACTCCGACGACGAGCGCCTGCGCCGCGCGGCGACGGGCGCCGACGCCCTGGGCGGCGGGCAGGTCGACGGCGACATGGCCGCCACCCTGCGCCGCCGCCGTGGCCACGGCGCCCCGTTGCCGCCCGACGTGGCCCGCTCGATGGGCGAGCACCTGCAGCGCGACCTGTCGGACGTGCGGGTGCACGCCGACGCCGAGGCGGACACCCTCAGCCGGTCCGTGCAGGCCCGCGCGTTCACGCTGGGCTCGGACGTGTACTTCACGGCGGGCGCCTACAACCCGCGGAGCGCCGAGGGCCAGCACCTGCTCGCCCACGAGCTCACGCACGTGGTGCAGCAGTCCGCCCCGGGCGCGGGCGCCGTGCAGCGCTCCTCCATGACCGTCGGCCGCGCCGACGACCCGGCTGAGGTCGAGGCGGAGCGGAACGCCACCCGGGTGGTGCAGGCGCTGCGCCGCTCCCCCGCCGCCGCCGACGCCGCCACCACCGCCGCGCCCGTGGCCGTCGAGCACCAGCACGGCTCGGGCTGCGGCCACGACATGACCATCCGCCGCCACTTCCTGAGCAACCTGTTCAACAGGACGGCTCCTGCGCCTCCCGCGCCGACCCTCGGCTCCCGCACGTTGGGACTGCACGAGTCGGCGACGGACGACCCCTCGGCGCTCGACCAGCTCGCCGACATCGCCGACGCGATCCTCGCGATCCAGGACGCGACGGTGACGAGGGAGGAGAAGCACGAGCTCGGCGTCATGGACGGCGGCGACGCGGCGGCGGGCCTCTACGGGTCCGGGATGGGCCTGATCAAGATGGGGATGGGCGCCAGGGACGTCTTCGGCGCCGCGGGCGACCTGCACGCCGCCCGCCAGCCCCGCGGTGACTCGCTCGCCCGGAACGACAAGGGCGTGGAGCTCGAGGGCGGCCTCTGGGACCTCCTCGGCGACACCACCGGCACGATGGACTCCATGGCGGGAGCCGCCAAGGGCTTCGGCGGCAGGGACATCCCCGTCTTCGGCGACATCGCGAACGTCTACACCGGCATCGCCAAGGGCAAGCAGGCCCTGGAGGACGGCGCGGCCGCGGGAAGGCTGCAGAACCAGAAGATCCGGGTCAAGCGGGAGCAGGACCACCACCTGCCGAGGAAGCACCGGCTGGCCAGGTTCCGCGAGTTCGCGACCGCGTACCTCGCCCACCTCGCCGAGACGACGGCGGCTGAGGCCGTGCTCGGCGACTCGCGTGAGGCCGCGGCGGCGCGCAAGGCCCGGCAGAAGGCGGCCACGGCGGCCAGGAAGTCGACGAAGCCCGAGGACATCGCGCGCTTCGAGGCCGAGGCGCTCGCCTACCGCAACGGCCTCGGGGCGCCCTCGCTCATCGCCTCCGGGACTGATGACGAGGTTCTCGCGTTCCTCGACGACTGCCGGAGGCGGAACGTCAAGGAGTTCGGGTACGGCACCGAGCACCGCAAGCGGGCGGAGGAGGAGTACGCCGCCAGCCAAGCCGGCTTCAGCGCCGAGTACACCGACACGCGGAGCCTGGGCAAGCTCGCCTCGTTCGGCACGCGGCGCAAGGCCGAGACGGCGGCCGTCAGCGCCGTCGAGGCCGCGGGCAACGTGATGGACGCCGCCGGGACGGTGTCCGCAGCCGGCGACTTCGGCGCCACGAAGATCACCGGCAAGGCGCTCAAGGCCACCGCCGCGGGCTACTCGGCGCTCAAGTCCGGCGTCAAGCGGGCCAAGCGGATCCACCACCTGCGCACTGTGAAGAACGAGATCGGCTACGGCGGCCAGACCGACCGCGGGGTCTGGTGGGGCGCCAAGCAGTTCTTCGGCGGCAAGGTCGACTCCTCGCAGGCCAACGTGCGCGCCGCCATCGAGAGCCCGACGGCGGACCTCGCCGCAGGCCGCAAGGGCGCCACCCTGCTGGCCTCCGCGACCCCCGAGCAGAAGGCCGCGCTGTCCAAGCGGGTGACCCGGCAGGTCTTCCGCCGCATCGACGACCTGGTGCGCTGCCTGGGCAGCACGAACGACCAGGTGTTCGCCCGCGCCTCGAAGATCCTGCACATCATCGCCGAGACCAACCTGGCCGGCTTCTTCGCCAAGGTCGACGCGAGGGACCTCGCCGAGTTCCGTAGGGTGTCCCAAGCCGTCCGGCTCACTCCCTCGACGGCCACCCAGGCAGACAAGGACCTCTACCAGAAGCACCGGCAGAGCATCCACAACATCGTGGAGCGACAGCTCCACGGGATCGGCGGCTGA